In one window of Meiothermus sp. DNA:
- the cas4 gene encoding CRISPR-associated protein Cas4 yields the protein MDETDDLFPPIDPPSPAEREPLPLSALAQYTYCPRRAALILLEGEWEDNEYTLRGTRAHENVDIPEGLLREGVWVERALPIWSERLGLSGRADVVEFVNGVPYPVEYKVGQRWPRELARKAAEVQLCAQALCLEEMFGQSVPAGALFSKASQRRREVLFTPELRAATLATLSALRKLLRQERLPPPAADERCRHCSLHAVCMPEVPQALVHFLSHNQP from the coding sequence ATGGACGAGACGGACGACCTATTCCCCCCAATAGACCCGCCCAGCCCCGCCGAGCGGGAGCCCCTACCCCTGAGCGCCCTGGCCCAGTACACCTACTGCCCCCGCCGGGCCGCGCTGATACTGCTGGAGGGCGAGTGGGAGGACAACGAGTACACCCTGCGCGGAACCCGCGCCCACGAGAATGTGGACATTCCCGAAGGGCTCTTGCGCGAGGGGGTCTGGGTCGAGCGGGCCTTGCCCATCTGGTCGGAGCGGCTGGGGCTTTCAGGCCGGGCCGATGTGGTGGAGTTTGTGAACGGGGTGCCCTACCCGGTGGAGTACAAGGTGGGCCAGCGGTGGCCCCGCGAACTGGCCCGCAAAGCTGCCGAGGTACAGCTCTGCGCTCAGGCCTTGTGTCTGGAGGAGATGTTCGGCCAGAGCGTACCCGCCGGGGCTTTGTTTAGCAAGGCCAGCCAGCGCCGCCGGGAAGTCCTGTTTACCCCGGAGTTGCGGGCCGCTACCCTGGCCACCCTCAGCGCCCTGCGCAAGCTTTTGCGTCAGGAACGCTTGCCCCCGCCCGCAGCAGACGAACGCTGCCGCCACTGCTCCCTTCATGCGGTGTGCATGCCCGAGGTGCCCCAGGCGTTGGTGCATTTCCTCAGCCACAACCAGCCATGA
- a CDS encoding MarR family winged helix-turn-helix transcriptional regulator, which produces MNFLLDETLDELWRLSTHLVWQMRLDQQKAFEGLGISPMQAFALMCISEGIDQPSGLAFVMDASPPGVSQLLAGLEERGLVRRELDPSNKRKVRILLTDNGKDFLGQMRVQWRAVSRERFARLSPEELTMLTQSYRKLTDPSSVGLSAGRPGGRTMKGPKALIGAALVLNLGLAQGFFAPLENHPSLLAGPSGPRGRPGPASGNPQPRQPCRPRGGFPSLRYHAAPGPPYLPQPPQPPVRRRCPPMGGN; this is translated from the coding sequence ATGAACTTTCTATTGGACGAAACCCTGGACGAGCTGTGGCGGCTGTCCACCCATCTGGTGTGGCAGATGCGGCTCGACCAGCAAAAAGCCTTTGAAGGGCTGGGCATCTCCCCGATGCAGGCTTTTGCGCTGATGTGCATCTCGGAGGGTATTGACCAGCCTTCGGGCCTGGCTTTTGTGATGGACGCCTCACCGCCGGGGGTCTCGCAGCTTTTGGCAGGCCTCGAGGAGCGCGGTTTGGTGCGGCGCGAACTCGACCCCAGCAACAAGCGCAAGGTACGGATTCTGCTGACCGATAACGGTAAAGATTTTCTTGGGCAGATGCGTGTGCAGTGGAGGGCCGTCTCGCGCGAACGATTTGCCCGGCTAAGCCCCGAGGAGCTAACCATGCTTACCCAGAGCTACCGCAAACTAACCGACCCCAGTTCTGTGGGCCTATCAGCCGGGAGACCAGGGGGTAGAACCATGAAAGGGCCAAAAGCGCTGATTGGGGCCGCCCTGGTGCTGAACCTTGGGCTCGCCCAAGGGTTCTTCGCCCCGCTGGAAAACCACCCTTCGCTGCTAGCAGGCCCGTCTGGGCCTCGAGGCCGCCCAGGCCCAGCTTCGGGCAACCCTCAGCCCCGTCAGCCTTGCAGGCCCAGGGGGGGTTTTCCTTCTTTGAGGTATCACGCCGCCCCCGGGCCCCCCTACCTGCCCCAACCCCCTCAACCCCCAGTGCGTCGCCGCTGCCCACCGATGGGCGGCAATTAA
- the cas2 gene encoding CRISPR-associated endonuclease Cas2, whose amino-acid sequence MERLDILVTYDVNVTSADGQTRLARVAKVCKNFGQRVQMSVFECRVTRAQLEDMEAKLLKIIEPDKDSLRIYTLPGGREKCLRVHGQDKYTDFDDPLVV is encoded by the coding sequence ATGGAGCGGCTGGATATTCTGGTTACCTACGATGTCAACGTAACCTCCGCAGACGGCCAGACCCGCTTGGCCCGGGTCGCCAAGGTCTGCAAGAACTTTGGTCAGCGGGTGCAGATGTCGGTGTTTGAGTGCCGCGTGACGCGGGCTCAGCTCGAGGACATGGAGGCCAAACTACTCAAAATCATCGAGCCCGACAAAGACAGCCTGCGCATCTACACCCTGCCCGGAGGCCGGGAGAAGTGCTTGCGGGTACACGGCCAGGACAAGTACACCGACTTCGACGACCCCTTGGTGGTCTAG
- a CDS encoding GreA/GreB family elongation factor: MAREVKLTKSGYERLVAELEQERARLQDATRILQELMESSDDYDDSGLEDAKREKARIEARIDSLTDTLSRAEILEEEGNKVSVVSLGAIVSLKSKEGDHMEVQVVSPAEASVLERPMKISDESPLGKALLGQKVGAKVMLETPKGKKEFKVETVRH; encoded by the coding sequence ATGGCACGCGAAGTAAAACTTACCAAATCGGGATATGAACGTCTGGTGGCCGAACTCGAGCAAGAACGCGCCCGCTTGCAGGATGCCACCCGTATTTTGCAGGAACTCATGGAGTCCTCCGACGACTACGACGACTCCGGTCTGGAGGACGCCAAACGCGAGAAAGCCCGCATCGAGGCCCGCATAGACTCCCTGACCGACACCCTCTCCCGTGCCGAAATCCTGGAGGAAGAGGGCAACAAGGTGAGTGTGGTCAGCCTGGGGGCCATCGTGAGCCTGAAGTCCAAGGAGGGCGACCACATGGAGGTGCAGGTGGTCTCGCCTGCTGAGGCCAGCGTCCTCGAGCGCCCCATGAAAATCTCCGACGAGAGCCCCTTGGGCAAGGCCCTGCTGGGCCAGAAGGTGGGGGCCAAGGTGATGCTCGAGACCCCCAAGGGCAAAAAAGAGTTCAAGGTAGAGACGGTCAGACACTAG
- a CDS encoding putative CRISPR-associated protein, with translation MSTVVLTTVGTSLLFNARREGLVEDHQILAYLKQDPKKASAETNSLSRILQKGDEVVLLHSDTFEGANAANLLKLFYEEQGVPCGRVRIPGLAYEAQGFVDFGLKNFVRTLAGEIRKAAKGQKDVIINATGGFKAEISYATVLGLVFKVPVCYIHEQFREIAILPPTPIGWDSSLFVLYGDFFDWLSEGEGGVRPKSEVQPRAALLPEEAQVLLEEFELDGKPYVGLSPLGEAYFEAFRGELEQAQTIPIYLAPKARRTWEGLEPATKERYRKLLERLRLPNRATSSELKSGGGDALGFPKGHTDERVFYAEKDGALYVFALTHHGPEYERMCQEGFYWRDYSPQDFTLLDE, from the coding sequence ATGAGCACTGTCGTCCTCACCACCGTCGGCACCAGCCTGCTCTTCAACGCCCGCCGCGAGGGCCTGGTAGAAGACCACCAGATTCTGGCTTACCTGAAGCAAGACCCCAAAAAAGCCAGCGCCGAGACCAACTCGCTTTCGCGCATTTTGCAAAAAGGCGATGAGGTGGTGCTGCTGCACAGCGACACCTTCGAGGGCGCTAACGCCGCAAACTTGCTGAAGCTTTTCTACGAGGAGCAGGGGGTGCCTTGTGGTCGGGTGCGCATACCCGGCCTGGCCTACGAGGCCCAGGGCTTTGTGGACTTTGGCCTAAAGAACTTTGTGCGCACCCTGGCCGGCGAGATTCGTAAGGCTGCCAAGGGGCAGAAAGACGTCATCATCAACGCCACCGGGGGCTTCAAGGCCGAGATTTCCTATGCCACCGTGCTGGGGCTGGTGTTCAAGGTTCCGGTCTGCTATATTCACGAGCAGTTCAGGGAAATTGCCATCCTGCCGCCCACGCCCATCGGTTGGGATAGTAGCTTGTTTGTTTTGTATGGCGACTTTTTCGACTGGCTGAGCGAAGGCGAGGGGGGCGTGCGCCCCAAATCGGAGGTGCAACCCAGGGCAGCTCTGTTGCCCGAAGAAGCACAGGTTTTGCTGGAGGAGTTCGAGCTCGACGGAAAGCCTTACGTGGGGCTATCCCCTTTGGGCGAGGCCTACTTCGAGGCCTTTCGGGGTGAACTCGAGCAGGCCCAGACCATCCCCATCTACCTCGCGCCCAAGGCCAGGCGCACCTGGGAGGGCCTCGAGCCCGCCACCAAAGAGCGCTACCGCAAGCTGCTGGAGCGCCTGCGCCTGCCCAACCGCGCTACCAGCAGCGAACTCAAAAGCGGCGGAGGCGACGCTCTGGGGTTTCCCAAAGGGCACACGGACGAGCGGGTTTTTTACGCCGAGAAGGACGGTGCGCTGTATGTGTTCGCCCTCACCCACCACGGCCCGGAGTACGAGCGGATGTGCCAGGAGGGCTTCTACTGGCGTGATTATTCTCCGCAGGATTTCACCCTGCTCGACGAGTGA
- the lysS gene encoding lysine--tRNA ligase, producing the protein MPEYTEQTQQRLANLEALAQAGFERFPYRFPKTHDAAQILAAHAGAGPQEEWPDERVRVAGRLMTFRHMGKASFAHLQDQSGRIQLYLARDLTEHYDLIKKLDIGDIVGVEGTVFTTRTGEITVKVQKFTPLVKSLHPLPDKWHGIRDVETRYRQRYLDLIQNPEVREVFRIRSRMVRYIRDFFDQQGFLEVEGPTLQAIAGGTEAKPFKTFHNALDHEFNLRIALELHLKRLLVGGFEKVFEIGRNYRNEGISVKHNPEFTMLEAYWAYADYQDMMALIEDLLSGLVQHLFGTTEVRYGEHLINFAKPFRRIDFTSTLKEKAGLDFDPTDLERLRAWADQKHPELRSVPSYKLLDKLFGHYVEHTLIQPTYVLDVPLAISPLVKRHRDPSKPHLTERADLFVAGFEISPIYSELNDALDQRARFQEQAKRREAGDDEEPEIDEDFLLALEYGMPPAAGMGLGIDRLAMVLTNQNSIRDVILFPLLKPRKEVAETDESTDEE; encoded by the coding sequence ATGCCTGAATACACTGAACAGACCCAACAACGCTTAGCCAACCTCGAGGCCCTCGCACAGGCTGGCTTTGAGCGCTTCCCCTACCGCTTCCCCAAGACCCACGATGCTGCCCAGATTTTAGCCGCCCACGCCGGGGCCGGGCCGCAAGAGGAGTGGCCCGACGAGCGGGTGCGGGTAGCCGGCCGCCTGATGACCTTCCGGCACATGGGCAAGGCCAGCTTTGCCCACCTGCAAGACCAGAGTGGACGCATTCAGCTCTACCTGGCCCGCGACCTGACCGAGCACTACGACCTGATCAAGAAGCTCGATATTGGCGACATTGTGGGTGTGGAGGGGACGGTATTCACCACCAGGACCGGCGAGATTACCGTCAAGGTCCAAAAGTTTACCCCTCTGGTCAAGTCGCTGCATCCCCTGCCGGATAAATGGCACGGCATCCGCGATGTGGAGACCCGCTACCGCCAGCGCTACCTGGACTTGATCCAGAACCCCGAAGTGCGCGAGGTTTTTCGCATTCGCAGCCGCATGGTGCGCTACATTCGCGATTTCTTCGACCAGCAAGGTTTTCTGGAAGTAGAGGGCCCCACCCTTCAGGCCATTGCGGGCGGCACCGAGGCCAAGCCCTTCAAAACCTTCCACAACGCCCTCGACCACGAGTTCAACCTGCGAATTGCCCTCGAGCTGCACCTCAAGCGCCTGCTGGTGGGCGGTTTTGAAAAGGTCTTCGAGATTGGCCGCAACTACCGCAACGAGGGCATCTCGGTCAAGCACAACCCCGAGTTCACCATGCTGGAAGCCTACTGGGCCTATGCCGACTACCAGGACATGATGGCCCTCATCGAAGACCTGCTCTCGGGTCTGGTGCAGCACCTATTCGGCACCACCGAGGTGCGCTATGGCGAGCATCTTATTAACTTCGCCAAGCCCTTCCGCCGCATAGACTTTACCTCCACACTCAAAGAAAAAGCGGGCCTGGATTTCGACCCCACCGACTTAGAGCGACTGCGGGCCTGGGCCGACCAAAAGCACCCCGAGCTGCGTAGTGTGCCGAGCTACAAGCTGCTGGACAAGCTTTTTGGGCACTACGTAGAACATACCCTGATTCAGCCCACCTACGTGCTGGACGTGCCCCTGGCCATTAGCCCCCTGGTCAAGCGCCACCGCGACCCCAGCAAGCCCCACCTGACCGAGCGGGCCGACTTGTTTGTGGCCGGATTCGAAATTTCGCCCATCTACTCCGAGCTCAACGATGCCCTCGACCAACGCGCCCGCTTCCAGGAACAGGCCAAGCGCCGCGAGGCCGGCGACGACGAAGAACCCGAGATCGACGAAGACTTTTTGCTGGCCCTGGAGTACGGTATGCCCCCTGCTGCCGGGATGGGCCTGGGCATAGACCGGCTGGCCATGGTGCTTACCAACCAGAACAGCATCCGCGATGTGATTTTGTTCCCCCTGCTCAAACCACGAAAAGAAGTGGCCGAGACCGACGAATCCACCGACGAAGAGTAG
- a CDS encoding TolC family protein has translation MPHPPRLAVPAEGVPPQVRQAELQVANAQIGFDRAVRGVLPVVQGSYTRNTSDNDSLTLSINSRTLQPSLSYTNQSQGRSAPQDRIAGTLQIGLSANIAFGVLDALEAAQKQVDAARQALEAARRNSKLQEDLLRSSLQTAEQGLANALQARADAERSLAEARERERLGLSSPLASLQAELALAQARLGVEQAELSRTQRILDLYRFYALPLSEVNR, from the coding sequence GTGCCACACCCCCCGCGCCTGGCGGTGCCAGCCGAGGGTGTTCCGCCCCAGGTGCGGCAGGCCGAACTGCAGGTAGCCAACGCCCAGATTGGCTTCGACCGGGCCGTGCGCGGGGTGCTGCCGGTAGTACAGGGCAGTTACACGCGCAACACCTCCGACAACGACTCGCTCACGCTGTCCATCAACTCCCGTACCCTGCAGCCCAGCCTGAGCTACACCAACCAGTCCCAGGGCCGCAGCGCCCCGCAGGATCGCATTGCGGGCACCCTGCAAATCGGGCTTTCGGCCAACATTGCTTTTGGGGTGCTGGACGCCCTCGAGGCAGCCCAGAAGCAGGTGGATGCGGCCCGACAGGCCCTCGAGGCCGCACGCCGCAACAGCAAGCTCCAGGAGGACTTGCTCCGCTCCTCCTTGCAAACCGCCGAGCAAGGCCTGGCCAATGCCCTGCAAGCCCGCGCCGACGCCGAACGCAGCCTGGCTGAAGCCCGCGAACGCGAGCGGCTGGGGCTCTCGAGCCCCCTGGCTTCCCTCCAGGCCGAGCTGGCCCTGGCCCAGGCCCGCCTTGGCGTTGAACAGGCCGAACTCAGTCGCACCCAACGAATTTTGGATCTGTACCGTTTTTATGCCCTGCCCCTCAGCGAGGTGAACCGATGA
- the cas1c gene encoding type I-C CRISPR-associated endonuclease Cas1c, with translation MTTELLNTLYIQTQGVYLRLESDTLRIQHEDVTLRHVPLHHLGGLALFGNVLVSPFLLHRCAEEGLEVAWFSESGRFQGRLAGPVSGNVLLRRAQYRALDNPSTCLYLAARFVEGKLKNARLVLQRAVRERGETEALNQALFEHEAALRQLPQARTVDEVRGLEGQAASAYFAAFGDLLLSGEFRFEGRNKRPPRDPVNALLGFVYALLTTQCTAALEGVGLDPQVGFLHALRPGRNALALDLIEEFRAWWADRLVLSMINRKQLSPEHFEERPGGAVLLSEEGRKAVIVAFQGRRQETLQHPLFKEPVPIGLLPHIQARLLARYLRGDLPEYPPFVGR, from the coding sequence ATGACTACCGAGCTGCTCAATACCCTCTACATTCAGACCCAAGGCGTATACCTGCGCCTCGAGAGCGACACCCTGCGCATCCAGCATGAGGACGTAACCCTGCGCCATGTCCCGCTGCACCACCTGGGGGGCTTGGCGCTTTTTGGCAACGTGCTGGTTTCGCCCTTTTTGCTCCACCGCTGCGCCGAGGAGGGCCTCGAGGTCGCCTGGTTTAGCGAGTCGGGCCGCTTTCAGGGGCGGCTGGCAGGGCCGGTCTCGGGGAATGTGCTGCTGCGGCGGGCTCAGTACCGGGCCCTGGATAACCCTTCGACCTGCTTGTACCTGGCCGCGCGCTTTGTGGAGGGCAAGCTTAAGAACGCTCGCCTGGTGCTACAGCGAGCCGTGCGCGAGCGGGGCGAAACCGAGGCTCTGAATCAAGCACTTTTTGAACACGAAGCGGCCCTGCGCCAGCTTCCCCAAGCCCGAACGGTGGACGAGGTGCGGGGCCTCGAGGGACAGGCGGCCAGCGCCTATTTCGCGGCTTTTGGCGATCTGTTGCTCTCGGGCGAGTTCCGCTTTGAAGGGCGCAACAAACGCCCCCCGCGCGACCCCGTAAATGCCCTGCTGGGCTTTGTGTATGCCCTGCTCACCACCCAGTGCACCGCCGCCCTGGAAGGGGTAGGGCTCGACCCCCAGGTGGGCTTTCTGCATGCCCTGCGACCCGGTCGCAACGCCTTGGCCCTGGACTTAATCGAGGAGTTTAGAGCCTGGTGGGCCGACCGGCTGGTGCTTTCGATGATCAACCGCAAGCAGCTCTCTCCCGAGCACTTCGAGGAGCGCCCCGGCGGTGCGGTTTTGCTGAGTGAGGAAGGGCGAAAGGCGGTTATCGTGGCCTTTCAGGGCCGCAGGCAGGAAACCCTACAGCACCCTTTGTTCAAAGAGCCCGTACCCATCGGGTTGCTGCCCCACATCCAGGCCCGCCTGCTGGCCCGCTACCTGCGGGGCGACCTGCCCGAGTACCCCCCGTTTGTAGGAAGGTAG